One genomic window of Quercus lobata isolate SW786 chromosome 9, ValleyOak3.0 Primary Assembly, whole genome shotgun sequence includes the following:
- the LOC115960028 gene encoding TMV resistance protein N-like has product MATMKCKRESLSSPSSSSTRQWKYDVFLSFRGEDTRNNFTDHLYVALQRKDILTFRDEKLEKGKSISELFKTIEKSQIAIIILSKNYASSTWCLDELAKIVKCREEMGLIVLPIFYDVDPTDVRNQTGTFEQAFTDHQERFKDNTKKVETWRATLRKVADISGWHLQNRREAEFIQDIVNEIMEKLSSKSSSSFAGDDDDDDDGDVYVDDDDDDDASYDDDDDDAYADDDVYVDDDAYAEDDDY; this is encoded by the exons ATGG CTACAATGAAGTGTAAAAGAGAGTCTTTGTCgtcaccatcttcttcttcaacacGTCAATGGAAATACGATGTATTTCTTAGTTTCAGGGGTGAGGATACCCGTAATAATTTTACTGACCATCTATATGTTGCTTTGCAACGAAAGGACATTTTAAcatttagggatgaaaaacttgagaaaggaaaatcTATTTCTGAGCTCTtcaaaacaatagaaaaatcaCAAATTGCTATAATCATTCTCTCAAAAAACTATGCATCTTCTACGTGGTGCTTGGATGAGCTTGCCAAGATTGTCAAATGCAGGGAAGAAATGGGATTGATAGTTTTGCCGATTTTTTATGATGTTGACCCGACTGATGTACGGAATCAAACAGGAACTTTTGAACAAGCCTTTACTGATCACCAGGAACGCTTTAAAGATAACACAAAGAAGGTGGAAACATGGAGAGCTACTTTAAGAAAAGTGGCTGATATCTCTGGTTGGCATTTACAAAACAG GCGTGAGGCAGAATTTATCCAAGACATTGTGAATGAGATAATGGAGAAATTGAGTTCAAAATCCTCAAGCTCATTTgctggtgatgatgatgatgatgatgatggtgatgtatatgtagatgatgatgatgatgatgatgcttcatatg atgatgatgatgatgatgcataTGCAGATGATGATGTATATGTAGATGATGATGCATATGCAGAAGATGATGATTATTGA